Proteins encoded together in one Prochlorococcus marinus str. MIT 9211 window:
- the fabZ gene encoding 3-hydroxyacyl-ACP dehydratase FabZ → MGLLPHRYPFALVDRVIDYQPGKSAVAIKNVTVNEPQFQGHFPGRPLMPGVLIVEAMAQVGGLIVTQMPDLPKGLFVFAGIDGVRFRRPVVPGDQLTIGCELISIKRQRFGKVKGEAKVDGQLVCSGELMFSLVD, encoded by the coding sequence ATGGGTCTCCTTCCCCATAGGTATCCATTTGCTCTGGTTGATCGAGTTATTGATTATCAACCCGGTAAAAGCGCAGTTGCGATAAAGAATGTCACAGTTAACGAACCGCAATTTCAAGGACATTTCCCTGGAAGGCCATTAATGCCAGGTGTTTTGATTGTTGAGGCGATGGCTCAAGTAGGAGGATTAATTGTTACTCAGATGCCAGATTTACCAAAAGGGCTTTTTGTTTTTGCGGGTATAGATGGAGTTCGTTTTCGAAGGCCAGTGGTGCCTGGAGATCAACTGACTATTGGTTGTGAATTAATCAGTATTAAAAGACAACGTTTTGGCAAAGTTAAGGGAGAAGCCAAAGTAGATGGACAGTTGGTTTGCTCTGGTGAATTGATGTTTTCTCTAGTTGATTGA
- the lpxA gene encoding acyl-ACP--UDP-N-acetylglucosamine O-acyltransferase has protein sequence MIESSKTQNLTIQRPVEVHPLAAVDSKAELANGVIIGAGAVVGPDVQIGENTLVGPNVVLDGRLKIGSFNKIFPGACIGLEPQDLKYKGASTEVVIGNRNTIRECVTVNRATNEGEKTKIGDESLLMAYTHIAHGCEIGNQVIISNSVQVAGEVVIEDQAVIGGCLGIHQFVHIGCLAMVGGMTRVDRDVPPYCLVEGHPGRLRGLNRVGIRRRGLETQNPAEFKQLIEVWNLIFRSGHVYATGLELVKEKELFPAANKLCNFLEASIKKGRRGPMPFLNPTN, from the coding sequence ATGATTGAGTCAAGTAAAACCCAAAATTTGACTATTCAAAGACCAGTTGAGGTGCATCCTTTAGCTGCAGTGGATTCAAAAGCAGAGCTTGCTAATGGAGTGATAATTGGTGCTGGTGCAGTTGTTGGCCCCGATGTTCAGATTGGTGAGAATACGCTTGTTGGACCAAATGTTGTCTTAGATGGACGATTAAAAATAGGATCATTTAACAAGATCTTCCCTGGGGCTTGCATAGGCTTGGAACCCCAAGATCTAAAATATAAGGGTGCTTCTACAGAAGTTGTTATTGGTAATAGAAATACCATTCGAGAATGTGTAACTGTTAATAGAGCTACTAACGAAGGTGAAAAGACCAAAATTGGTGATGAGAGCCTCTTAATGGCTTATACCCATATTGCGCATGGATGCGAGATAGGTAATCAAGTTATTATCTCGAATAGTGTTCAGGTCGCTGGTGAAGTCGTAATTGAGGATCAAGCAGTAATAGGAGGTTGTTTAGGAATCCATCAGTTTGTTCATATTGGATGCCTTGCAATGGTTGGAGGGATGACAAGGGTAGATAGGGATGTCCCCCCATATTGTTTGGTTGAGGGTCACCCTGGAAGGTTGAGGGGGTTAAACCGAGTAGGAATTAGGAGAAGAGGTTTGGAGACTCAAAATCCTGCAGAGTTTAAACAGTTGATTGAAGTATGGAATTTGATATTTAGATCAGGGCACGTTTATGCAACTGGATTGGAATTGGTTAAAGAAAAAGAACTTTTTCCTGCTGCTAATAAGTTGTGCAATTTTCTTGAAGCTTCCATAAAAAAAGGACGTCGTGGACCTATGCCTTTCTTAAACCCAACGAATTAA
- the lpxC gene encoding UDP-3-O-acyl-N-acetylglucosamine deacetylase yields the protein MEWLPENYQGAWTLGRSVSREGICLHSGEHSTVTLSPSVAPGINFVWAGEEGLTELINPNKVVSTQLCTTLRLGNKTLSTVEHLFGALIGCGVTHVQIKVSGEEIPLLDGSAIGWVEAIKEAGLESVKSEQRKILELKKPLIIHKGRSVITATPADSFSLIGIIDFPYPAIGQQSFSIDLTPRKFVDQIAPARTFGFKDQIDQLREQGLIKGGSLENSLVCDDNFWVNPPLRFQNEPVRHKLLDLIGDLALVGLPKAQVLVYRGSHALHVELAAAFLKDSFSKQPSFD from the coding sequence GTGGAGTGGCTTCCTGAAAATTATCAAGGTGCATGGACACTTGGGCGGTCTGTCTCTCGGGAAGGTATTTGCTTGCATAGCGGAGAGCATTCCACGGTAACGCTTTCTCCATCTGTTGCTCCTGGTATTAATTTTGTTTGGGCGGGAGAAGAAGGTCTCACTGAATTAATTAATCCCAACAAAGTAGTCAGTACTCAACTGTGCACAACACTACGACTTGGCAATAAAACCCTTTCAACAGTTGAACACTTATTCGGAGCTTTAATTGGCTGTGGAGTTACTCATGTCCAAATAAAGGTATCTGGTGAAGAAATACCTTTACTAGATGGTTCTGCAATTGGTTGGGTGGAAGCCATTAAAGAAGCAGGTCTAGAGTCAGTAAAAAGTGAGCAAAGAAAAATTCTTGAGTTGAAGAAACCTTTGATAATTCATAAGGGTAGAAGTGTGATAACAGCTACTCCTGCTGACAGCTTTAGCTTAATAGGAATTATTGACTTTCCTTATCCAGCAATTGGTCAACAAAGTTTTTCAATAGATCTAACTCCAAGAAAATTTGTTGATCAAATAGCACCTGCACGAACCTTTGGATTTAAAGATCAAATCGATCAATTGAGAGAACAAGGATTAATTAAAGGAGGCAGTCTTGAGAATTCTTTGGTATGTGATGATAACTTTTGGGTAAACCCGCCATTGAGATTTCAGAATGAACCGGTCAGGCATAAGTTACTTGACTTGATTGGTGACTTGGCTTTAGTCGGCTTGCCAAAAGCGCAGGTTTTGGTTTACAGAGGATCTCATGCCCTTCACGTTGAATTGGCGGCTGCTTTTTTAAAAGATTCTTTCTCGAAACAACCTTCTTTTGACTAA
- the purC gene encoding phosphoribosylaminoimidazolesuccinocarboxamide synthase has protein sequence MKKQPGSFLFDGKAKTIFTTDKPYELLVHFKNDATAFNALKHAELEGKGKLNCQISASLFQLLEKEGVPTHFLGVQDETWMLVQKVDVIPLEIVVRNIACGSLCKETPLERGEKLSSPLLDFYYKDDQLGDPLLTDARLNLLGLTTSGQRLEIQSIAFKVNNILKNFFQKIDLLLVDFKLEMGLNNAGELLVADEISPDSCRLWDQRSDDPEQRILDKDRFRQDLGGVVEAYGEILKRIQGNP, from the coding sequence ATGAAAAAACAGCCAGGTTCATTTTTATTTGATGGCAAGGCCAAAACAATTTTCACAACGGATAAACCTTATGAGTTACTGGTTCACTTTAAAAATGATGCCACAGCTTTTAATGCCCTTAAGCATGCTGAATTAGAGGGTAAAGGCAAATTAAATTGTCAAATATCTGCTTCCCTTTTTCAGCTACTTGAAAAAGAAGGTGTGCCGACACATTTTCTTGGGGTTCAAGACGAAACTTGGATGCTGGTTCAAAAAGTTGATGTGATCCCATTGGAAATCGTTGTTAGAAATATTGCGTGCGGCTCTTTGTGTAAAGAGACACCATTGGAAAGAGGGGAAAAATTGTCCTCACCATTACTGGATTTTTATTACAAGGATGACCAGTTGGGAGATCCTCTCTTAACAGATGCAAGATTGAATTTATTGGGCTTGACAACCTCTGGACAAAGATTGGAAATTCAAAGTATTGCTTTCAAAGTTAATAATATTCTGAAGAATTTTTTTCAAAAGATAGATCTTTTGTTGGTAGATTTCAAATTGGAAATGGGACTTAATAACGCAGGTGAATTATTGGTAGCAGATGAGATTAGCCCTGATAGCTGCAGGCTTTGGGATCAACGAAGTGATGACCCTGAACAAAGAATTTTAGATAAAGATAGGTTTCGCCAGGACCTTGGTGGGGTTGTGGAAGCCTACGGGGAGATTCTTAAACGTATACAAGGGAATCCTTAA
- a CDS encoding HAMP domain-containing sensor histidine kinase produces the protein MESTESQTIIEKNQVNQQNAVNGFWGEVSSWWGEFSLRSKLLAIATLVVSLLMTGITFFALSSIQRDAGMNDTRYARDLGLLLSGNVTELVAKGQDRELFNVAEKFWRSSRNIRYIFFTDPEGTVQLGIPISATPDNTNNDLQLTRKLKLPNELKKTPQFPLVRQHLTPQGQVTDVFVALLFKGKYVGNLALGVTPNKTALESASLTREITIAVFISIWILVIIGSVFNALTITRPVRELLVGVKEIAQGNFKSRIDLPMRGELGELLNGFNAMASQLEDYDAANIEELKSAQVKQQSLIATMADGAILLDQEGRIVLVNATARRFFRWEGRNLEGQELIDELPEIIANDLQPTLVSIRNNVLENYDLRCNIDEPSRTLRIVMQSVRDSTGSNLKGVAVTIQDLTREVELNAAQSRFISNVSHELRTPLFNIKSYVETLHDLNDKLTEEEKIEFLGIANSETDRLTRLVNDVLDLSKLETSPKVKFEKLNIDPGIEQTLRNYKLNAEDKKVDLCHEIEENLPSILGNWDMLLQVLDNLVGNALKFSRRSGKLMIRAYTWPDICITSFKNKSNDAPCCDVISPLPRVRVEISDTGCGISREDQLKIFERFYRVENSVHTEAGTGLGLSIVKGILGKHGSQIRMASEPEIGTTFWFDLPLSESDEDELLIESEKKAREWEKSLEEELN, from the coding sequence ATGGAAAGTACAGAATCTCAAACCATTATCGAAAAAAATCAAGTGAATCAGCAAAATGCCGTGAATGGTTTTTGGGGGGAGGTAAGTAGTTGGTGGGGGGAATTCAGTTTACGCTCTAAGTTACTAGCAATTGCAACTTTAGTTGTCAGTCTATTAATGACAGGCATCACATTTTTTGCATTAAGTAGTATCCAGCGTGATGCTGGTATGAATGACACTAGATATGCAAGAGATTTAGGTCTTCTACTTTCGGGAAATGTAACGGAATTAGTAGCAAAAGGGCAAGATAGAGAGTTATTTAATGTTGCCGAAAAATTCTGGAGATCAAGTAGAAATATTAGATATATATTTTTCACTGATCCAGAGGGTACTGTTCAATTAGGCATACCCATTAGTGCTACCCCAGACAATACTAACAATGACCTTCAACTAACAAGAAAGCTTAAGCTACCAAATGAACTTAAGAAAACGCCGCAGTTCCCTTTAGTTAGACAGCACCTAACCCCTCAAGGTCAAGTTACTGATGTATTTGTTGCACTTCTTTTTAAAGGTAAATATGTAGGCAACCTTGCATTAGGAGTAACACCTAATAAGACTGCACTTGAGAGTGCTTCGCTTACTAGAGAAATCACTATTGCTGTATTTATATCAATATGGATACTTGTCATCATTGGCTCAGTATTTAATGCACTAACAATTACACGTCCAGTAAGAGAACTTCTTGTTGGTGTTAAGGAAATAGCGCAAGGAAATTTTAAATCTCGAATTGATCTTCCTATGAGAGGAGAACTAGGCGAACTCTTGAATGGATTTAATGCTATGGCTTCACAACTTGAAGACTATGATGCTGCAAATATTGAAGAGTTAAAATCAGCCCAAGTTAAACAGCAATCTCTTATTGCAACTATGGCAGATGGTGCAATATTACTAGACCAAGAGGGTAGGATAGTATTGGTTAATGCTACTGCAAGAAGATTTTTTCGTTGGGAAGGGCGTAATCTTGAAGGGCAGGAACTAATTGATGAATTACCAGAAATAATTGCTAATGATTTACAACCAACTCTAGTTTCTATTAGAAATAATGTTTTAGAAAACTATGACCTTAGATGTAACATCGATGAACCTTCAAGGACTCTAAGAATTGTAATGCAATCAGTTCGAGACTCTACTGGTTCAAATCTAAAAGGTGTTGCAGTAACCATCCAGGATTTAACCAGAGAGGTAGAACTTAATGCTGCTCAAAGTCGTTTTATTAGCAATGTATCTCATGAATTAAGAACACCATTATTTAATATCAAGAGCTACGTTGAGACGCTACATGATCTCAATGATAAACTTACCGAAGAAGAAAAGATAGAGTTCCTTGGTATTGCGAATTCGGAAACAGACAGATTAACTCGATTAGTAAATGATGTACTAGATCTATCAAAACTTGAAACAAGCCCAAAGGTTAAATTTGAAAAGCTAAATATCGATCCTGGGATAGAACAAACTCTTCGAAATTATAAATTAAACGCCGAAGACAAGAAAGTAGATCTCTGTCATGAAATTGAAGAAAATTTACCTTCAATCCTTGGAAACTGGGATATGCTTTTACAAGTATTAGACAACTTGGTAGGTAACGCACTGAAATTTAGTAGACGTAGCGGAAAGTTAATGATCAGAGCCTATACATGGCCAGACATATGTATAACTTCTTTTAAGAATAAATCTAATGATGCCCCCTGCTGTGATGTGATTTCACCCCTCCCAAGAGTTCGTGTTGAAATATCGGATACAGGCTGCGGTATATCGAGAGAAGATCAACTGAAAATCTTTGAGAGATTCTATCGAGTAGAAAATTCTGTCCATACTGAAGCTGGGACTGGTCTTGGGTTATCGATAGTTAAAGGCATCCTAGGAAAGCATGGCAGCCAAATCCGAATGGCAAGTGAGCCCGAAATAGGAACAACTTTTTGGTTTGATCTTCCGCTTTCCGAAAGTGATGAGGATGAACTATTAATTGAATCAGAAAAGAAAGCTCGTGAATGGGAAAAAAGCCTGGAGGAAGAATTAAATTAA
- the purD gene encoding phosphoribosylamine--glycine ligase, whose amino-acid sequence MKATNTSNDSLPSFQRVLVVGNGGRENSLAWALSKCEGICEVFVAPGNGGTEDHHRCHCLSIDTSNVEALISFCQSREIQLVVIGPEAPLASGLADKLRKAGLLVFGPGADGAQIEASKDWAKKLMIEAGIPTALYWSANSKEQAIGLLKNFEQSLVIKADGLASGKGVTVCKSKEEALNAINNIFEGKFGTAGETVLLEECLEGPEVSVFALCDGEELLVLPTAQDHKRLLDKDQGPNTGGMGSYAPANILSKQQLEEVQEKILDPTLKALKSNNIDYRGVIYVGLMITTQGPKVIEFNCRFGDPECQALMPLMGPEFAHILQACAMGCLRKAPKLTVNDLCSVCIVASSAGYPEAPKKGDIINIEVISNPLFQIFQAGTKKIESGELLTSGGRVLSVVAQGNNFDEAFNLAYKELSKIKFKGMHYRNDIGHQIRKSSFLPENSL is encoded by the coding sequence ATGAAAGCTACAAACACAAGCAATGATTCTCTGCCTTCATTCCAAAGAGTCCTTGTAGTTGGTAATGGTGGGCGCGAAAATTCATTGGCATGGGCGCTAAGCAAATGTGAAGGAATCTGCGAAGTATTTGTTGCTCCAGGCAATGGGGGTACAGAGGATCATCATCGCTGCCATTGCCTCAGTATTGATACCTCAAATGTTGAAGCATTAATTAGTTTTTGCCAGTCTAGAGAGATTCAATTAGTAGTGATAGGACCAGAAGCCCCTCTTGCTTCAGGTTTGGCTGACAAACTTCGAAAAGCAGGATTGTTGGTATTTGGCCCTGGTGCTGATGGGGCCCAAATAGAAGCCAGTAAAGATTGGGCCAAGAAATTAATGATTGAAGCTGGCATTCCAACTGCGCTTTATTGGTCTGCAAACTCAAAAGAACAAGCAATAGGATTACTCAAAAATTTTGAGCAATCCTTAGTTATCAAGGCCGATGGGCTTGCTTCAGGGAAAGGGGTGACGGTATGTAAATCCAAGGAAGAAGCTTTAAATGCAATAAATAATATCTTCGAGGGTAAGTTTGGTACTGCAGGAGAAACTGTCTTACTCGAAGAATGCCTTGAAGGTCCAGAAGTCTCTGTTTTTGCACTATGTGATGGAGAAGAGCTTTTAGTCTTACCAACAGCACAAGACCACAAACGCCTACTTGATAAAGATCAAGGTCCAAATACAGGAGGCATGGGTTCTTATGCACCCGCAAATATTCTTAGCAAACAACAATTAGAGGAAGTACAAGAAAAAATTCTTGATCCAACTTTAAAAGCTCTTAAAAGTAATAATATCGATTATCGAGGAGTTATATATGTAGGTCTAATGATTACTACTCAAGGACCAAAAGTTATTGAATTCAATTGTCGATTTGGGGACCCAGAATGCCAGGCTTTGATGCCATTAATGGGACCAGAATTTGCTCATATTCTTCAAGCTTGTGCAATGGGCTGTCTCAGAAAAGCTCCTAAGCTAACTGTCAATGATCTTTGTAGCGTTTGTATAGTTGCATCCTCCGCTGGGTACCCAGAAGCTCCTAAGAAAGGTGACATCATAAATATTGAGGTTATATCAAACCCATTATTTCAGATCTTTCAGGCTGGTACTAAAAAAATTGAATCTGGAGAATTATTAACTTCAGGTGGAAGAGTACTATCAGTTGTTGCTCAAGGGAATAACTTTGACGAGGCATTTAACCTCGCATATAAAGAGTTGAGTAAAATTAAATTCAAAGGAATGCATTACCGAAATGATATTGGCCATCAAATAAGAAAAAGTTCTTTTCTTCCCGAAAATTCTCTTTAA
- the kaiC gene encoding circadian clock protein KaiC, whose product MNLQKLPTGIEGFDDVCQGGLPIGRSTLVSGTSGTGKTVLSLQYLHHGICNFDEPGIFVTFEESPLDIIRNAASFGWNLQDLIDQNKLFILDASPDPDGQDVAGNFDLSGLIERITYAIKKYKAKRVAIDSMTAVFQQYDAIYVVRREIFRLIARLKEIGVTTIMTTERVDEYGPIARYGVEEFVSDNVVILRNVLDSERRRRTVEILKLRGTTHMKGEFPFTMSSQGISVFPLGAMRLTQRSSNVRISSGVPDLDEMCGGGYFQDSIILATGATGTGKTMLVSKFIEDAYNNKQRAILFAYEESRAQLLRNATSWGIDFEEMERDGLLKIICAYPESTGLEDHLQIIKTQISQFKPSRMAIDSLSALARGVSLNAFRQFVIGVTGYAKQEEIAGFFTNTAEEFMGSHSITDSHISTITDTILLLQYVEIRGEMARAVNVFKMRGSWHDKRIREFNITSDGPEIKDSFSNFEQIFSGAPHRINSDESIPGVFKTIEVKDKQ is encoded by the coding sequence ATGAATTTACAGAAGCTGCCAACAGGTATTGAAGGCTTTGACGATGTATGTCAAGGAGGCTTGCCTATAGGCAGAAGTACTTTAGTTAGCGGAACTTCCGGAACTGGGAAAACAGTTTTATCTTTGCAATATTTACATCATGGCATTTGTAATTTTGATGAACCTGGTATTTTTGTTACCTTTGAGGAATCTCCATTAGATATCATTAGGAATGCAGCAAGCTTTGGTTGGAATCTTCAAGATTTAATTGATCAGAATAAACTGTTTATTCTGGATGCATCTCCTGATCCTGATGGTCAAGATGTTGCAGGTAACTTTGACTTATCTGGCCTAATAGAAAGGATTACTTATGCAATAAAAAAATATAAAGCAAAGAGGGTTGCTATTGATTCAATGACAGCAGTTTTCCAGCAATACGATGCAATTTATGTGGTTAGACGTGAGATTTTTAGATTAATAGCAAGACTTAAAGAAATAGGTGTGACAACAATTATGACAACTGAACGAGTTGATGAATATGGACCTATTGCTAGGTATGGAGTTGAAGAATTTGTATCAGACAATGTAGTGATTTTAAGGAACGTTTTAGATTCTGAAAGAAGGCGAAGAACTGTTGAAATACTTAAACTAAGAGGGACTACACATATGAAAGGTGAATTCCCTTTCACTATGAGTAGTCAAGGTATTAGTGTATTCCCCTTGGGTGCTATGAGGTTAACTCAACGCTCTTCTAATGTGCGGATTAGTTCGGGTGTCCCTGATTTAGATGAAATGTGCGGAGGAGGTTATTTTCAAGACTCAATTATTCTTGCTACTGGAGCAACTGGGACTGGTAAGACAATGCTGGTTTCTAAATTTATTGAAGATGCATATAACAATAAACAAAGAGCAATTCTTTTTGCTTATGAAGAATCACGAGCACAACTTCTTAGAAACGCAACAAGTTGGGGTATTGACTTTGAAGAGATGGAAAGAGATGGATTGTTGAAAATTATTTGTGCATATCCTGAATCAACTGGTCTTGAAGATCATCTACAGATAATTAAAACTCAAATCAGTCAATTTAAACCCTCTAGAATGGCTATAGACTCTCTTTCTGCATTGGCTCGTGGCGTAAGTTTGAATGCATTTAGGCAGTTTGTAATAGGAGTTACTGGATATGCAAAGCAGGAAGAGATTGCCGGCTTTTTTACAAATACTGCAGAGGAATTTATGGGGAGTCATTCTATAACTGACTCACATATATCAACAATTACTGATACAATTTTACTTCTTCAATATGTAGAGATTAGAGGGGAGATGGCTAGGGCTGTAAATGTATTTAAGATGCGTGGTTCTTGGCATGATAAAAGGATTAGAGAGTTTAACATAACTAGTGATGGACCTGAGATAAAGGACTCTTTTAGTAACTTTGAGCAAATCTTTAGCGGAGCCCCTCATCGGATAAATAGTGATGAATCAATCCCAGGTGTTTTTAAAACTATTGAAGTAAAAGATAAACAATAA
- the kaiB gene encoding circadian clock protein KaiB, producing the protein MSPRKTYILKLYVAGNTPNSMRALKTLHEILENEFKGVYALKVIDILKSPQLAEEDKILATPTLTKILPPPVRRIIGDLSDRERVLIGLDLLYEELSGNEFLSSIASPNSDEDN; encoded by the coding sequence ATGAGTCCAAGGAAAACCTACATACTTAAGCTTTATGTGGCCGGCAATACACCAAATTCAATGCGAGCATTGAAAACACTCCATGAAATCTTAGAAAATGAATTTAAGGGGGTATATGCCTTGAAGGTGATTGATATTTTGAAAAGCCCTCAACTAGCAGAAGAGGATAAAATATTAGCGACTCCAACCTTGACCAAAATTCTCCCCCCCCCTGTCCGGCGTATTATTGGAGATCTATCAGACAGAGAAAGAGTACTTATTGGGCTTGATTTGCTTTATGAAGAATTGTCTGGGAATGAATTTTTATCATCTATTGCCAGTCCCAATTCAGATGAGGATAATTAA
- a CDS encoding BamA/TamA family outer membrane protein has protein sequence MTRKPTVKSIQVLRRGACLLALALPLVGGSASSDSSNEKDNLKKSFSDLHSFEIAESKEGDATSDSDDSEPLVQISEVVIKGLEGHPSQKRLEYAAYDAMSIRPGSKVTRSEVKNDLNSIYSTGWFSGVAIDPINTPLGVQLLVRVEPNPSLTKIEINPEGTKLTQEVIDNIFNFDYGKTLNLNVLQLRMKSLKDWYNKKGYSLARILGPNRVTADGTVQLKVIEGTVQSVKIEFLDQEGNTVRENGKPVKGKTRNWVIERELLTKPGSVFNREVLESDIKRLYGTSLFSDLKVTLNPVAGDPGKVIIVLGITEQRTGSLTGGLGYSGAQGAFGSIGLQESNLLGRSWTADWNFTYGEYGALVKLSLTDPWIKGDKFRTTFRTSVFISREVPQEFRSDDSGKFEGVKDYYQAPGSAGSATVYDIGTAHGGGVGGPFSSIATAKASDSTISWFDYAGDSIILQKTGGGFSFSRPLNGGDPFKKAEWNVLAGMNFQKVEPIDYASNKRPYGVVDNKYTSSNTSTNDDVICVAFNCATENTLVSVRTAVNRNKLNDSRNPTSGNLFSLSTEQFVSVGENSPTFNRLKTSYSYFIPIDWVKLHKGCRPKAGEKYECPQTLGFQVKAGSIVGDLPPYEAFCLGGSKSVRGWAACDLAVSRSFGEASAEYRFPIWRMVSGSFFVDAGTDFSTQENVPGKPGKLLEKEGSGFSPGAGLSFNTPVGPLRFEAASKDFGDDWRYNLGFGWKF, from the coding sequence ATGACCCGAAAACCTACAGTCAAGTCGATTCAAGTTTTAAGGCGAGGTGCATGTCTTTTGGCATTGGCTTTGCCTCTCGTAGGAGGTTCTGCTAGTTCAGATTCATCCAATGAAAAAGATAATTTAAAGAAATCATTTTCTGATTTGCATTCTTTTGAGATAGCCGAGTCCAAAGAAGGTGATGCAACTAGCGATTCGGATGACTCAGAACCTTTGGTTCAAATTTCTGAAGTAGTAATTAAGGGGCTTGAAGGACATCCATCTCAGAAAAGATTGGAATATGCTGCTTACGATGCAATGAGTATTAGACCTGGCAGTAAAGTTACCAGATCAGAAGTAAAGAATGATCTTAATTCAATCTATTCAACTGGTTGGTTTTCAGGTGTAGCAATAGACCCAATTAATACTCCTTTGGGAGTACAACTTTTGGTTAGAGTTGAGCCAAACCCCTCACTAACAAAAATCGAGATTAATCCAGAAGGGACAAAACTTACTCAAGAAGTAATTGATAATATTTTTAATTTTGATTATGGAAAAACATTGAATTTAAATGTACTCCAATTAAGGATGAAAAGTTTAAAAGATTGGTATAATAAAAAAGGTTATTCATTGGCAAGAATTTTAGGCCCAAATAGAGTAACTGCTGATGGAACTGTGCAATTAAAAGTTATAGAGGGTACCGTACAATCAGTAAAGATTGAGTTTCTTGACCAGGAAGGTAATACAGTAAGAGAGAATGGGAAGCCTGTTAAAGGTAAAACAAGAAATTGGGTTATTGAAAGGGAGCTTTTGACTAAGCCTGGTTCAGTATTTAATAGAGAGGTCTTAGAATCTGATATAAAAAGATTGTATGGAACATCTCTATTTAGTGATCTAAAAGTAACACTTAATCCAGTGGCTGGAGACCCAGGGAAAGTAATTATTGTCTTAGGGATCACTGAACAGAGAACAGGTTCTTTAACTGGTGGCCTTGGATATAGTGGTGCTCAAGGTGCATTTGGTTCTATAGGACTTCAAGAGTCAAATTTATTGGGTAGATCTTGGACTGCAGATTGGAACTTTACTTATGGAGAGTATGGAGCTCTGGTAAAACTTTCATTGACTGATCCTTGGATAAAGGGAGATAAATTTAGAACTACATTCAGAACATCAGTTTTCATTAGTAGGGAAGTCCCTCAAGAATTTAGGAGTGATGATAGTGGCAAATTTGAAGGAGTAAAAGATTATTACCAAGCACCAGGTTCAGCTGGATCTGCAACTGTTTATGATATTGGTACTGCTCATGGAGGCGGTGTTGGGGGACCTTTTAGTTCTATTGCCACTGCAAAAGCAAGTGATTCCACTATAAGTTGGTTTGATTATGCTGGAGATTCAATTATTCTTCAGAAGACTGGAGGAGGTTTTTCTTTTTCTAGACCATTAAATGGAGGCGACCCTTTTAAAAAAGCTGAATGGAATGTTTTGGCAGGAATGAATTTCCAAAAAGTAGAGCCAATAGACTATGCTTCTAATAAAAGACCTTATGGGGTAGTAGATAATAAATACACTTCCTCTAATACATCAACTAATGATGATGTTATTTGTGTAGCTTTTAATTGTGCGACAGAAAATACACTCGTTAGTGTAAGAACTGCAGTGAATAGAAATAAATTAAATGACTCAAGGAATCCTACTTCTGGAAATTTATTTAGTCTATCTACAGAGCAATTTGTTTCAGTTGGAGAGAACTCACCAACATTTAACCGATTAAAAACTAGTTATTCTTATTTCATTCCGATTGATTGGGTTAAATTACATAAGGGCTGTAGGCCTAAGGCTGGAGAAAAGTATGAATGCCCTCAAACTCTTGGCTTTCAAGTTAAAGCTGGTTCGATAGTTGGAGATTTGCCCCCATATGAGGCATTTTGTTTGGGAGGATCTAAGTCTGTACGTGGTTGGGCTGCATGTGATTTGGCAGTAAGTCGGAGTTTTGGAGAGGCCTCTGCTGAGTATCGATTCCCTATTTGGCGAATGGTTTCAGGGAGTTTCTTTGTGGATGCAGGTACTGATTTTTCAACTCAAGAAAATGTTCCCGGTAAGCCAGGAAAACTTCTTGAAAAAGAAGGTTCTGGATTTTCCCCTGGAGCTGGATTATCTTTTAATACCCCTGTAGGCCCATTAAGATTTGAAGCTGCGAGTAAAGATTTTGGTGATGATTGGAGATATAACCTTGGTTTTGGTTGGAAATTCTAG